In Curtobacterium sp. MCPF17_002, one genomic interval encodes:
- a CDS encoding HNH endonuclease, with protein MRTLVLNAGYEPLAVISFRRALVLVMNQKAAIVAADLEHPVTGSTSTYDRPSVIILTRYVRIPQSRLVPVSRRGVLRRDANRCAYCDRHATTIDHVQPRSRGGEDSWENLVACCLACNNTKGDRTPQEMGWRLRFRPKAPHGASWVVRGIERPQSEWDEYLVAA; from the coding sequence ATGCGCACTCTCGTCCTCAACGCCGGTTACGAGCCCCTCGCGGTGATCTCGTTCCGTCGGGCCCTCGTGCTCGTCATGAACCAGAAGGCCGCCATCGTCGCCGCCGACCTCGAGCACCCGGTCACGGGCTCGACGTCGACCTACGACCGTCCATCCGTCATCATCCTCACCCGGTACGTGCGGATCCCGCAGTCCAGGCTCGTGCCGGTCTCCCGGCGCGGGGTCCTGCGCCGGGACGCCAACCGGTGCGCGTACTGCGACCGGCACGCGACCACGATCGACCACGTGCAGCCCCGCTCGCGCGGCGGCGAGGACTCGTGGGAGAACCTCGTCGCCTGCTGCCTCGCGTGCAACAACACGAAGGGCGACCGCACCCCGCAGGAGATGGGGTGGCGGCTCCGCTTCCGTCCCAAGGCCCCGCACGGAGCGTCCTGGGTCGTGCGCGGGATCGAGCGTCCGCAGTCGGAGTGGGACGAGTACCTCGTGGCCGCGTAG
- a CDS encoding C40 family peptidase, with protein sequence MTQTGSAADAQTPVNPTNTANATDAPLSRRAARQSETEAARTTRDARPARVTPVRDAPLPGGRRAAQAARTAATAKASSSARKRRFLAPVVLTVAAGMFGTVAVAPAFAATQQSTGTDAANAQRAIRTTEAQNFSVSDAVALAGTSRDGYGATSTATLNAEKAQKAAAEAAKQAAAQSAATQAARAQTASQYAAYTGPTASDYVASSTAANTPFSLPAVVATAKQYIGTPYVFGGADPSGFDCSGYVMFVYAQYGINLAHSVPLQDQAGTTIPESEAQPGDVVIFNNEAHDGFYMGNGMIMDAPKPGGSVSIRPIWTSDYHIVRFGI encoded by the coding sequence TTGACGCAGACCGGTTCCGCCGCGGACGCCCAGACGCCCGTGAACCCGACGAACACCGCGAACGCCACCGATGCCCCGCTCTCACGCCGGGCCGCTCGACAGAGCGAGACCGAGGCCGCGCGCACCACGCGTGACGCCCGTCCCGCTCGTGTGACCCCCGTGCGCGACGCCCCGCTCCCCGGCGGCCGCCGTGCTGCGCAGGCCGCTCGCACCGCAGCCACCGCCAAGGCGAGCTCGTCGGCTCGCAAGCGTCGCTTCCTCGCGCCCGTCGTCCTGACCGTCGCCGCCGGCATGTTCGGCACCGTCGCAGTCGCCCCGGCCTTCGCCGCCACGCAGCAGTCCACGGGCACCGACGCCGCCAACGCGCAGCGCGCGATCCGCACCACCGAGGCGCAGAACTTCTCCGTGTCCGACGCGGTCGCCCTCGCCGGCACGAGCCGCGACGGCTACGGCGCCACCTCGACCGCCACGCTGAACGCCGAGAAGGCGCAGAAGGCAGCCGCCGAGGCCGCGAAGCAGGCGGCAGCGCAGTCCGCCGCCACGCAGGCCGCCCGCGCGCAGACCGCGTCGCAGTACGCCGCCTACACCGGCCCGACCGCGTCCGACTACGTCGCGTCCTCGACCGCCGCGAACACCCCGTTCTCGCTGCCGGCCGTGGTCGCCACCGCGAAGCAGTACATCGGCACCCCGTACGTCTTCGGCGGCGCCGACCCGTCCGGCTTCGACTGCTCGGGCTACGTCATGTTCGTCTACGCCCAGTACGGCATCAACCTCGCGCACTCGGTGCCGCTGCAGGACCAGGCCGGCACCACGATCCCCGAGTCCGAGGCGCAGCCGGGTGACGTCGTCATCTTCAACAACGAGGCGCACGACGGCTTCTACATGGGCAACGGCATGATCATGGACGCCCCGAAGCCCGGTGGCTCCGTGTCGATCCGCCCGATCTGGACCAGCGACTACCACATCGTCCGCTTCGGTATCTGA
- a CDS encoding metal-dependent transcriptional regulator, with the protein MTDLVDTTEMYLRTILDLEEEAIVPLRARISERLGHSGPTVSQTIARMERDGLVVVSGDRHLELTGEGRSRATHVMRKHRLAERLLSDVIGLDWAFVHDEACRWEHVMSEQVEVRLLEMLGNPTESPYGNPIPGLAEIGGPAAAGFLDGVQNIVAATEGTDAVATGVIRRLGEPVQFEPELLHQLRSAGVMPGRLASVQRAGAYVAVRVDGEESGIELPSEVAQHVYIERP; encoded by the coding sequence GTGACCGATCTCGTCGACACAACGGAGATGTACCTCCGCACCATCCTCGATCTCGAGGAGGAGGCGATCGTTCCGCTGCGCGCTCGCATCTCGGAGCGCCTCGGCCACTCGGGTCCCACGGTCTCGCAGACCATCGCTCGCATGGAGCGCGACGGGCTCGTCGTCGTCTCGGGCGACCGTCACCTCGAACTCACCGGTGAGGGCCGCTCCCGTGCGACCCACGTGATGCGCAAGCACCGCCTCGCGGAGCGCCTGCTGTCCGACGTCATCGGGCTGGACTGGGCGTTCGTCCACGACGAGGCCTGCCGCTGGGAGCACGTCATGAGCGAGCAGGTCGAGGTCCGGCTGCTCGAGATGCTCGGCAACCCGACCGAATCCCCGTACGGCAACCCGATCCCCGGGCTCGCCGAGATCGGCGGTCCTGCCGCTGCCGGGTTCCTCGACGGTGTGCAGAACATCGTCGCCGCGACCGAGGGCACGGACGCCGTCGCCACCGGTGTCATCCGCCGTCTGGGCGAGCCCGTGCAGTTCGAACCGGAACTCCTCCACCAGCTGCGATCGGCGGGCGTGATGCCCGGACGTCTCGCGAGCGTCCAGCGTGCCGGCGCGTACGTCGCGGTCCGCGTCGACGGCGAGGAGTCGGGCATCGAGCTGCCCAGCGAGGTCGCGCAGCACGTCTACATCGAGCGTCCCTGA
- the serC gene encoding phosphoserine transaminase, which yields MADIVIPAELLPTDGRFGCGPSKIRGAQLESLVTRGATILGTSHRQKPVKDLVGSVRQGLADLFDVPEGYEVVLGNGGSTAFWDAAAFGLIERRAENLSFGEFGSKFAKAAGAPWLEAPHVLEAPGGSLTSLEPVEGVDVYAYPHNETSTGVMAPVVRAAGDDGALTVVDATSAAGGAAFDVSATDVYYFAPQKNFASDGGLWLALFSPAALERVERIAASGRYIPEFLSLKNAVDNSRLNQTLNTPALATLIMLDDQVQWINQSGGIAWADTRTKTSSSTLYDWAESVDYATPFVSVPEHRSQVVATIDLDDSIDAKAVAATLRQNGIVDTEPYRKLGRNQLRIATFTAIDPDDVAKLVRAIDFTVNALR from the coding sequence ATGGCAGACATCGTCATCCCCGCCGAACTCCTCCCGACCGACGGCCGATTCGGCTGCGGCCCGTCCAAGATCCGTGGCGCGCAGCTCGAGTCCCTCGTCACCCGCGGGGCGACGATCCTCGGGACCTCCCACCGTCAGAAGCCCGTGAAGGACCTGGTCGGCAGCGTCCGGCAGGGCCTCGCCGACCTGTTCGACGTCCCCGAGGGCTACGAGGTCGTCCTCGGCAACGGCGGTTCGACCGCGTTCTGGGACGCCGCCGCGTTCGGCCTCATCGAGCGCCGCGCCGAGAACCTGTCCTTCGGCGAGTTCGGCTCCAAGTTCGCGAAGGCCGCCGGAGCTCCGTGGCTCGAGGCACCGCACGTCCTCGAGGCACCGGGTGGCTCCCTCACGTCGCTCGAGCCGGTGGAGGGTGTGGACGTCTACGCCTACCCGCACAACGAGACCTCGACGGGTGTCATGGCCCCCGTCGTCCGCGCCGCGGGTGACGACGGCGCGCTCACCGTGGTCGACGCCACCAGCGCCGCGGGCGGTGCGGCGTTCGACGTCAGCGCGACGGACGTCTACTACTTCGCCCCGCAGAAGAACTTCGCGTCGGACGGCGGCCTCTGGCTCGCACTGTTCTCCCCCGCAGCGCTCGAGCGCGTCGAGCGCATCGCCGCGAGCGGGCGGTACATCCCGGAGTTCCTGTCGCTCAAGAACGCCGTCGACAACTCGCGCCTGAACCAGACGCTGAACACGCCGGCGCTCGCGACCCTCATCATGCTCGACGACCAGGTGCAGTGGATCAACCAGTCCGGCGGCATCGCCTGGGCCGACACCCGCACGAAGACGTCCTCGTCGACGCTCTACGACTGGGCCGAGTCGGTCGACTACGCGACGCCGTTCGTCAGCGTGCCGGAGCACCGGTCGCAGGTCGTCGCCACGATCGACCTGGACGACTCGATCGACGCGAAGGCGGTCGCCGCGACCCTGCGCCAGAACGGCATCGTCGACACGGAGCCGTACCGGAAGCTCGGTCGCAACCAGCTCCGCATCGCGACCTTCACGGCGATCGACCCGGACGACGTCGCCAAGCTCGTGCGGGCGATCGACTTCACGGTGAACGCCCTGCGCTGA
- a CDS encoding DUF3027 domain-containing protein has product MTDIDPSSTTEPTAPVPGPDLTALARTALLEVTPDSTVGASVGTVDEGDGVVSVLFANRMPGYPGWRWTVSIAQVEGDEPSVLEVELMPGDGSLVAPEWVPWSERLAEYRAGQDTEDAHDDEADDESDDDDFDGEDDDEDDDEDDEDDDSDEDEDDASDEDEDDDDSDDDFDTDEDDLDESDDDDIDGVDVDELDTDTDTVTDDTEEDDDDEDDAPQPFRGARRRTRRVRPVDPDEDLEADQLDAGETDPDRHHS; this is encoded by the coding sequence ATGACCGACATCGATCCCTCCTCCACCACGGAGCCCACCGCACCGGTTCCCGGTCCCGACCTCACCGCGCTCGCGCGGACGGCCCTGCTCGAGGTGACCCCGGACTCGACGGTCGGGGCGTCCGTCGGCACGGTCGACGAGGGCGACGGCGTCGTCTCCGTCCTGTTCGCCAACCGCATGCCCGGGTACCCGGGCTGGCGCTGGACCGTCTCCATCGCCCAGGTCGAGGGTGACGAGCCGAGCGTGCTCGAGGTCGAACTCATGCCGGGCGACGGCTCGCTGGTCGCGCCGGAGTGGGTGCCGTGGTCCGAACGGCTCGCCGAGTACCGGGCCGGGCAGGACACCGAGGACGCGCACGACGACGAGGCCGACGACGAGTCGGACGACGACGACTTCGACGGCGAAGACGACGACGAAGACGACGACGAAGACGACGAAGACGACGACTCCGACGAGGACGAAGACGACGCGTCCGACGAGGACGAAGACGACGACGACTCGGACGACGACTTCGACACCGACGAGGACGACCTCGACGAGTCGGACGACGACGACATCGACGGCGTGGACGTCGACGAGCTCGACACCGACACCGACACCGTCACCGACGACACCGAAGAAGACGACGACGACGAGGACGACGCCCCGCAGCCGTTCCGGGGCGCTCGCCGCCGCACCCGCCGCGTCCGTCCGGTCGATCCGGACGAGGACCTCGAGGCCGACCAGCTCGACGCCGGCGAGACCGATCCGGACCGTCACCACTCCTGA
- a CDS encoding cold shock domain-containing protein: protein MPTGKVKFYDDQKGFGFITGDDGEPVFLHASSLPDGVTSVQAGSRLEYGVVQGKKGSQALSVRLLDPQPSLAKMSRRSADDMAVIVEDLVKELDRISGDFRHGRYPKNGTRIAAILRHVADQLDA, encoded by the coding sequence ATGCCCACCGGCAAGGTCAAGTTCTACGACGACCAGAAGGGGTTCGGGTTCATCACCGGCGACGACGGCGAACCCGTCTTCCTGCACGCGTCCTCGCTGCCCGACGGTGTCACGTCGGTGCAGGCCGGATCGCGCCTCGAGTACGGCGTGGTCCAGGGCAAGAAGGGGTCGCAGGCGCTGTCCGTGCGGCTCCTCGACCCGCAGCCGTCCCTCGCGAAGATGTCCCGTCGATCCGCGGACGACATGGCCGTCATCGTCGAGGACCTCGTGAAGGAGCTCGACCGGATCAGCGGGGACTTCCGCCACGGTCGGTACCCGAAGAACGGCACCCGTATCGCCGCGATCCTGCGGCACGTCGCTGACCAGTTGGACGCGTGA
- a CDS encoding helicase-associated domain-containing protein: MTTTADLAARLRAMPDDALERLVLARRLPTAVFGETGPLRVSDFFDLAEALRTDDAVDAAIEHLPRATLLALRDGTGDVDALAPAVALGLADDEGGVDDAVSARLAAHPDLVGLPGGTAHPRPAGSAPPSGDDARARTIGAEHAFATMTVVAELLRAVSEGAVRELVKGGIGTPLAKTLGERAGADAQVVPGRLALLERVGFAVPGDGTWATTPAGDAWLVASWPDRWSTLVSAWRDTLDPAVQDVLGVAGDDLRDLVAVGRWAFPAGARWLDAVLLDVAGTAEALGVAVDGVVTSTGRALLDDDGTPATTDLPPTVDGVYLQHDLTVIAPGPLAPVDDDALRSVAVLEAPGLAARYRISEDSLRRAFRAGHTRDEVVALLERLSATGLPQPLAYLVDQVSSRDGSIVVDVGADGLGTLVHGTADQLDLIGVDAELRQLAWERSDLTTLLTRYPPHVVHSALEAQRYPAVLTAAARPAAGSVPPGRRRAGGRNPEQAAHALVERLRLTTERGDAEPEQEWLGRQIDLAVRGRTPIRLTVRMPDGTERPFSIVPTSVAAGRVRGRDTAVDVERTLPLSLVVAVESDA; the protein is encoded by the coding sequence ATGACGACCACCGCAGACCTCGCCGCCCGGCTCCGGGCGATGCCGGACGACGCCCTCGAGCGGCTCGTCCTCGCCAGACGACTCCCCACGGCGGTGTTCGGTGAGACCGGCCCGCTGCGCGTCTCGGACTTCTTCGACCTCGCCGAGGCGCTCCGCACCGACGACGCGGTGGACGCCGCGATCGAACACCTGCCGCGTGCCACGCTGCTCGCGCTCCGCGACGGCACGGGTGACGTCGACGCCCTCGCCCCGGCGGTCGCGCTCGGCCTCGCCGACGACGAGGGCGGCGTCGACGACGCGGTGTCGGCCCGGTTGGCCGCCCACCCGGACCTCGTGGGTCTGCCAGGAGGCACGGCTCACCCCCGTCCCGCCGGCTCGGCCCCGCCGTCGGGGGACGACGCGCGCGCCCGGACGATCGGCGCGGAGCACGCCTTCGCGACCATGACCGTGGTCGCCGAACTCCTGCGCGCCGTGTCCGAGGGCGCCGTGCGCGAACTCGTGAAGGGCGGCATCGGGACTCCGCTCGCCAAGACGCTCGGTGAGCGCGCCGGCGCCGACGCCCAGGTCGTGCCGGGGCGTCTGGCGCTCCTCGAGCGGGTCGGCTTCGCGGTCCCGGGTGACGGCACCTGGGCGACGACCCCCGCCGGCGACGCCTGGCTCGTCGCGAGCTGGCCGGACCGCTGGTCGACGCTCGTGTCGGCGTGGCGCGACACCCTCGACCCCGCCGTGCAGGACGTCCTCGGGGTCGCGGGCGACGACCTGCGTGACCTCGTCGCCGTCGGACGCTGGGCGTTTCCCGCGGGTGCCCGGTGGCTCGACGCCGTGCTGCTCGACGTCGCCGGCACCGCAGAGGCCCTCGGCGTGGCGGTGGACGGCGTCGTCACGAGCACCGGTCGCGCCCTGCTCGACGACGACGGCACCCCGGCCACCACCGACCTCCCACCGACGGTCGACGGCGTGTACCTGCAGCACGACCTCACGGTCATCGCCCCCGGGCCGCTCGCCCCGGTCGACGACGACGCACTCCGGAGCGTCGCCGTGCTCGAGGCGCCGGGACTCGCCGCCCGGTACCGCATCTCGGAGGACTCACTCCGCCGGGCCTTCCGTGCCGGGCACACCCGCGACGAGGTCGTGGCGCTCCTCGAACGGCTCTCGGCGACCGGGCTGCCGCAGCCCCTCGCCTACCTCGTCGACCAGGTGTCCTCCCGCGACGGCAGCATCGTCGTCGACGTCGGCGCGGACGGTCTCGGAACCCTCGTGCACGGCACCGCCGACCAGCTCGACCTCATCGGTGTGGACGCCGAGCTCCGGCAGCTGGCGTGGGAGCGCAGCGACCTCACGACGCTCCTCACCCGCTACCCGCCGCACGTCGTCCACTCCGCGCTGGAGGCCCAGCGCTACCCGGCCGTCCTGACGGCCGCAGCTCGCCCTGCCGCGGGATCCGTGCCTCCAGGCCGTCGACGTGCCGGCGGACGCAACCCGGAGCAGGCGGCGCACGCACTCGTGGAACGGCTCCGGCTGACCACCGAGCGCGGGGACGCCGAACCGGAGCAGGAGTGGCTCGGACGGCAGATCGACCTGGCCGTCCGCGGTCGCACCCCGATCCGGCTGACCGTGCGGATGCCGGACGGCACCGAGCGTCCGTTCTCGATCGTGCCGACCTCGGTCGCGGCCGGGCGCGTCCGGGGGCGCGACACGGCGGTCGACGTCGAGCGCACCCTGCCGCTCTCCCTCGTCGTGGCTGTGGAGAGTGACGCCTGA
- a CDS encoding DNA repair helicase XPB translates to MNGPLIVQSDRTVLLEVAHPDAEDARHDLAVFAELERAPEHVHTYRITRLGLWNARAAGHDAESMIHTLEHFAKFPVPQSVTVDIRDTVARYGRLVIRREERPDAPAIANSPAEELELQPLLLLTATEPSVLAEVIRSKRIKPLLGNMRSPQEVELLPWARGQIKQELVKLGWPAEDLAGYTPGQPHPIDLATADWHLRPYQVQAVDTFFAQGSGVVVLPCGAGKTLVGAGAMATVKATTLILVTNTVSARQWRSELLRRTSLTEDEIGEYSGSVKEIRPVTIATYQILTARRKGEYTHLSLLDALDWGLIVYDEVHLLPAPVFKLTADLQARRRLGLTATLVREDGREGDVFSLIGPKRYDAPWKEIEAQGYISPAACFEVRIDLPHQDRLEYAASSDDERYRLAATSPAKTPVVRELIEKHRGEQILVIGQYIDQLDALAESLDAAEITGATPVDERERLYQAFREGTIDVLVVSKVANFSVDLPDATVAIQVSGSFGSRQEEAQRLGRLLRPNKDGLPASFYTLVTRDTVDQDFAQNRQRFLAEQGYSYTILDADQIQTPVG, encoded by the coding sequence ATGAACGGACCGCTGATCGTGCAGAGCGACCGCACCGTGCTGCTCGAGGTGGCACACCCTGACGCCGAGGACGCGCGGCACGACCTCGCCGTGTTCGCGGAGCTCGAACGCGCCCCGGAGCACGTGCACACCTACCGCATCACCCGACTCGGTCTGTGGAACGCGCGCGCCGCGGGCCACGACGCCGAGAGCATGATCCACACGCTCGAGCACTTCGCGAAGTTCCCCGTGCCGCAGAGCGTCACCGTGGACATCCGCGACACCGTGGCCCGCTACGGCCGGCTCGTCATCCGGCGTGAGGAGCGCCCGGACGCACCGGCGATCGCGAACTCCCCCGCCGAGGAACTCGAGCTCCAGCCGCTGCTGCTGCTCACCGCGACCGAGCCCTCGGTCCTCGCCGAGGTCATCCGCTCGAAGCGCATCAAGCCCCTGCTCGGCAACATGCGTTCCCCGCAGGAAGTCGAACTGCTGCCATGGGCCCGCGGGCAGATCAAGCAGGAGCTCGTCAAGCTCGGCTGGCCTGCCGAGGACCTCGCCGGGTACACGCCGGGGCAGCCGCACCCGATCGACCTCGCCACCGCCGACTGGCACCTCCGCCCGTACCAGGTGCAGGCCGTCGACACGTTCTTCGCACAGGGCTCCGGCGTCGTGGTGCTGCCCTGCGGTGCCGGCAAGACGCTCGTCGGTGCCGGCGCGATGGCGACCGTCAAGGCGACCACGCTCATCCTCGTCACGAACACCGTCTCGGCACGGCAGTGGCGGTCTGAACTGCTCCGCCGCACGTCCCTCACCGAGGACGAGATCGGCGAGTACTCCGGCAGCGTCAAGGAGATCCGACCGGTCACGATCGCGACCTACCAGATCCTCACGGCCCGCCGGAAGGGCGAGTACACGCACCTGTCGTTGCTCGACGCCCTCGACTGGGGCCTCATCGTCTACGACGAGGTGCACCTGCTCCCCGCCCCGGTGTTCAAGCTGACCGCCGACCTCCAGGCACGCCGTCGCCTCGGCCTCACCGCGACGCTCGTGCGCGAGGACGGGCGCGAGGGCGACGTGTTCTCCCTGATCGGGCCGAAGCGCTACGACGCCCCGTGGAAGGAGATCGAGGCGCAGGGCTACATCTCGCCCGCAGCCTGCTTCGAGGTGCGCATCGACCTGCCGCACCAGGACCGCCTCGAGTACGCGGCGTCGAGCGACGACGAGCGCTACCGGCTGGCGGCGACGTCCCCGGCGAAGACCCCGGTCGTGCGCGAGCTCATCGAGAAGCACCGCGGCGAGCAGATCCTCGTCATCGGGCAGTACATCGACCAGTTGGACGCACTGGCCGAGTCGCTCGACGCGGCGGAGATCACCGGGGCGACGCCGGTCGACGAGCGCGAGCGGCTCTACCAGGCCTTCCGCGAGGGCACGATCGACGTGCTCGTCGTCTCCAAGGTGGCGAACTTCTCCGTCGACCTGCCGGACGCGACCGTGGCGATCCAGGTCTCCGGGTCGTTCGGCTCCCGGCAGGAAGAGGCCCAGCGCCTCGGCCGGCTCCTCCGCCCGAACAAGGACGGCCTGCCGGCGTCGTTCTACACGCTCGTGACGCGCGACACCGTCGACCAGGACTTCGCGCAGAACCGGCAGCGGTTCCTGGCGGAGCAGGGGTACTCCTACACGATCCTGGATGCCGACCAGATCCAGACTCCCGTGGGGTGA
- a CDS encoding response regulator transcription factor, whose translation MSDGPKILIVDDEPNIRDLLTTSLRFAGFAVRAVGNGAQAISAVLEEEPDLIILDVMLPDMNGFGVTKRLRSSGYTSPILFLTAKDDTEDKITGLTVGGDDYVTKPFSLDEIVARIKAILRRTMNDEEDAIIRAGELTMDQDTHEVTIGDAQIELSPTEFKLLRYLMLNPNRVLSKAQILDHVWEYDFNGDAGIVESYISYLRRKLDQYSAEPIIQTKRGFGYMLKASKAS comes from the coding sequence ATGAGCGATGGCCCCAAGATCCTGATCGTCGACGACGAGCCGAACATCCGCGACCTCCTGACGACCTCGTTGCGTTTCGCCGGCTTCGCCGTGCGCGCAGTGGGCAACGGTGCACAGGCGATCTCCGCGGTCCTGGAAGAAGAGCCGGACCTCATCATCCTCGACGTGATGCTCCCCGACATGAACGGCTTCGGTGTCACCAAGCGCCTCCGCTCCTCGGGCTACACCTCGCCGATCCTGTTCCTCACCGCGAAGGACGACACCGAGGACAAGATCACCGGCCTCACCGTCGGTGGCGACGACTACGTCACCAAGCCGTTCTCGCTCGACGAGATCGTCGCCCGCATCAAGGCCATCCTCCGTCGCACCATGAACGACGAAGAAGACGCGATCATCCGTGCCGGTGAGCTCACGATGGACCAGGACACGCACGAGGTCACGATCGGCGACGCGCAGATCGAGCTGTCCCCGACCGAGTTCAAGCTGCTCCGCTACCTCATGCTCAACCCGAACCGCGTGCTGTCGAAGGCGCAGATCCTCGACCACGTGTGGGAGTACGACTTCAACGGCGACGCGGGCATCGTCGAGTCCTACATCTCGTACCTCCGGCGCAAGCTCGACCAGTACTCGGCCGAGCCGATCATCCAGACCAAGCGCGGCTTCGGCTACATGCTCAAGGCGTCCAAGGCCTCCTGA
- a CDS encoding HAMP domain-containing sensor histidine kinase: MHTRMSRWWDGISLRTKITGITVLLVALGLLVAGLGTMTVLSTYLMSQLDNSVKNTTEQLEGQNISDGEQYCKLSVVLSQSAYVAAYNSDSDRICQTKASSRPDIRQLDFSAAAQSGVRFSLYDSQHNHEWRAQVIPASLQDQTSGSTETGYVLVAVSSADTDQTIARFTVIFLGFGISVILLGAMLTRLLVTATFDPLRDVEDTAARFAAGDFNQRLEADTPNTEVGRLNRSLNSMLERIDTAFEDRQRTIDQMRRFVGDASHELRTPLVSLRGYAELYRMGALRKEEDVAQAMERIEKEAQRMGLLVQDLLQLARIDESKPLELAPVDLVAIARDAALDTMASNPDREIQVLVEDSVTGESVAQAVRPPSSASSLSDTGDVTPVSPTSANTTGPIAFSRQTIARLRARRTRAMSVDALAPTDETTPLPTVVLPQRPPIVLAEENKIRQIVTNLMGNAMRFTEHDDPIEIGIGVDEERGMAHLDVIDHGEGIPPQLRDKIFQRFWRADTSRARDTGGSGLGLAIVSGIVQAHNGSVEVFDTEGGGATFRVWLPLLPRDYADPAPATPAA, encoded by the coding sequence ATGCACACGCGAATGAGCCGCTGGTGGGACGGGATCTCCCTGCGCACCAAGATCACCGGGATCACGGTCCTGCTGGTCGCGCTCGGCCTGCTCGTCGCCGGACTCGGCACCATGACGGTGCTGTCCACCTACCTCATGTCGCAGCTCGACAACAGCGTGAAGAACACGACCGAGCAGCTCGAGGGCCAGAACATCAGCGACGGTGAGCAGTACTGCAAGCTCTCCGTCGTCCTCTCGCAGAGCGCCTACGTCGCCGCGTACAACTCCGACAGCGACCGGATCTGCCAGACGAAGGCGTCCAGCCGACCGGACATCCGTCAGCTCGACTTCTCCGCCGCGGCGCAGAGCGGAGTGCGGTTCTCCCTGTACGACAGCCAGCACAACCACGAGTGGCGCGCGCAGGTCATCCCGGCGTCCCTGCAGGACCAGACCAGCGGCAGCACCGAGACCGGTTACGTGCTCGTCGCGGTGTCGAGCGCGGACACCGACCAGACGATCGCGCGCTTCACCGTCATCTTCCTCGGCTTCGGCATCTCGGTGATCCTGCTCGGTGCCATGCTCACCCGGCTCCTCGTCACCGCCACGTTCGACCCGTTGCGCGACGTCGAGGACACCGCTGCCCGCTTCGCCGCGGGTGACTTCAACCAGCGGCTCGAGGCGGACACCCCGAACACCGAGGTCGGTCGACTCAACCGGTCCCTCAACTCCATGCTCGAGCGGATCGACACCGCGTTCGAGGACCGGCAGCGCACCATCGACCAGATGCGCCGGTTCGTCGGTGACGCCTCGCACGAGCTCCGGACGCCGCTCGTGTCACTGCGCGGGTACGCCGAGCTGTACCGGATGGGCGCCCTCCGCAAGGAAGAAGACGTCGCCCAGGCGATGGAACGCATCGAGAAGGAAGCCCAGCGCATGGGGCTCCTCGTGCAGGACCTCCTGCAGCTCGCGCGCATCGACGAGTCGAAGCCGCTCGAGCTCGCCCCCGTGGACCTCGTCGCGATCGCCCGCGACGCCGCGCTCGACACCATGGCGTCGAACCCCGACCGTGAGATCCAGGTGCTCGTCGAGGACTCCGTGACCGGGGAGAGCGTCGCGCAGGCCGTCCGCCCGCCGTCGTCCGCGTCGTCGCTCTCCGACACCGGTGACGTCACACCGGTGTCCCCCACTTCGGCGAACACCACCGGACCGATCGCGTTCTCGCGCCAGACCATCGCGCGGCTCCGTGCCCGCCGGACCCGGGCGATGAGCGTCGACGCACTCGCCCCGACCGACGAGACCACGCCGCTGCCGACCGTCGTGCTGCCGCAGCGACCGCCGATCGTCCTCGCGGAGGAGAACAAGATCCGGCAGATCGTAACGAACCTCATGGGCAACGCGATGCGGTTCACGGAGCACGACGACCCGATCGAGATCGGCATCGGCGTGGACGAGGAGCGCGGCATGGCGCACCTCGACGTCATCGACCACGGCGAGGGCATCCCGCCGCAGCTCCGCGACAAGATCTTCCAGCGCTTCTGGCGTGCGGACACCTCGCGCGCCCGCGACACCGGCGGTTCGGGGCTCGGCCTCGCCATCGTGTCGGGCATCGTGCAGGCGCACAACGGCTCGGTGGAGGTCTTCGACACCGAGGGCGGCGGCGCCACCTTCCGCGTCTGGCTCCCCCTCCTGCCGCGCGACTACGCCGACCCGGCCCCCGCCACTCCCGCCGCCTGA